The segment AAGTACAGTGCTTTGCAGCTTTAGTTATAAATTTTTTGGAGGACTGAAGAAGTATAAATCTGAGAGAGCTATCCAGAACAGCAATCGCTGGGTTTTAAGGCGTCAGCAAGCTTCTGCTGAAATACAGAGTTTATTTATCTGCTTTTTGAAGGAGCAAGTGTCACCACGTAAAGCATCTTTCTCACTGGTAGTAAATAATTGATATGAAGGTCTGTTACACATAGGAACCATgagtttaaaatgtgtatggTATTGAtgttatattgatattgatgcTACAACTAGAGATTATTTGTATTAGTGATTGTGCTGATTATTTTTACAAGAAATTGTGGAAAATTCCCCCAATTTCCTAGAGCTCTACATGATGTGttcaaattgcttttttttttcttaaccaGCAGCTCAACACccaaatttattcaaatttactgtaataaataacagtgaaaaacaacaaatcctTACACTAAATAAGCTGGAACCATccaatgttttgtatttttccttGAAAATTGACATAAATTATAAGCGATTATCAAAAGAGTTGACAATTTTTTGTCTAATAACTAATTGTTTAATCAACTAATCACTTCAGCTCTATGTCTATATGTTGATCTAACTGTttgtaatgaataaaaaatatttaaagaaggATGGAAAGATATCCtatgtatatttatgtacaaTGATAGGATCCCAAATCCTGCGGCAAGCAATACACAGATACACAGTTACACTGAACATTTCTTCAAAAGGTAAAGTTTCCACATCTTTTATGGATGAAGAACAGAAACTGTCTTTAATTTTGCACTTCAGCTCTTCCCATTGCCTTGCAAATTCTATATTACTGGTGAGGGACTAAgaaaataattgagttacaacaaaccgttgtctttgaagaatgtattaataaaagtgaataaacagagaagtactataACAcctatacagctggtccagagacctgctgcctagggcagtgtgtgtgtgtaggtcagtttaggtcagagctgtgagattatTAGATAAtgataaaagattaaatgtaagaggaaacatttttctgccacaacacaaatgtaaaaatgatgtTGGCCTAGCAACATGCAAGTTTCCCTTCCTCTATGCCTGTGAAACCACACTTGAATTTTCCATCTCAGAATATGGAAAACCAGAAACACCATAAAGGAGTAGTGCAGGCAACCTACGGTGCATCTTGTCATGTAAAATGTAGCCAAATCTGTGACATTGTCAATCGATGCTCCTGAAAGCATTTGAGAACAAGGTTTTGGTTAAACCAGTCAAAATGTGGGGAACAGCAAACAACATTCCTGGGACTGAGCTTCTTACAACAAGTTATGCATCATAGTGTTGTCATGAagctaaaacataaaaactgtaTGTGTTGCATCAGTGTCTTCAGAGATGTTGGTGCAATTTTGTGGTTAAGTTTTAAGGTTGTAGTGTTGATGCAATAATCAACCACAGTGTTTACTGACATGTTATTCATGTTCTGCATATGTCATGTTTTTAGACTGCTGCCTTTGTTGTATTGTTAAAATAATCAGTTTTGTCATTTGTCTTTGGAGATATGTTGtcagttttgattttgttttttattataaaattttCTTCTAATTGATAGTCAAATTAATAAGAATTGCccttttctttgtcagtgtttccACATTTTAAGCAGAAGTGTAGCAgacaaagtgtaaaaaaaataataattgtggaGAATCATTAGGTTATTTATGAATCACAGTGTTAGTTCAGACCAAAATGTCAAGAATAAAATCTTTTTGTCAGAATATATCACACTAATGCTTGATCTCTCTTGAATGAAATGTGTTAGACTGACAGGATAACTGATGATTGATGAGGAGAATCACGATGCTGAGCAAGTTTATTTCAAATTATTTGATAAGAGCTGCTGCACTACAGAGATATTCAATACATATTAATCTACTCCTTGAGCCCATGTTCTTTATAGCACTGATGGTGTCCCTTATTATCGCAGTTTGATCACAAAGACAATTTTATTCTCTCCCATCTTCCCTGGACCtcatttctgctctgctctgattATAGGATCAAATCAAAAAGCAGCTGGGATCTGAATAAAAAAAGGTTATCACAGATAATGCACAGCTATGTAAATGGTTATAGATTGTGACAGGAAGTTACCGGCTTAGAGGCTCATTACTCATCTTTCAGAAAATCTAAGGTAGGGTCTCTAAACAACAACTCATTTTAACTTTTCAAAGTACTTATTGTGAAGAATACCAtattattattgaattattgatgcattttaacattttaatgttttggcaAGTCAAATTGACGTACATCATCATGTTTCATGAACTTATTATattttgagtaacattttatCTGGAAGTAAAGTTTTTTAGCAAAAGAAATCAGATAGTAGCAAAAAGTAGCCTACTGAGTTTTAACTTAAGAGTAGTACTACTTGTGGGATTATTTCAGGTTATATTGTGCCCACATGGTGTATATAAGAAATGTGTTTGATCAATTTACCACAAAGTGACTCAGAAAACCTGATGGCAGGTTGTGTTAATCCAGAATTCTGGTTAGTCACTGTGTAATCAGTGCAGTGAAGCTGCCGTGTGTGATCTGTGACATACACAGTGCACAGAGGGACTGTATTTGTGGAAACTCCATTGCAGACATGAACCTGGGGCGTTTGGAGACCCTGACAGAGGGTTGCACCACAGCGGAAGTGCTGGGAACCAGGAACCACAGGAGGCACGGCGCATGATCTGGCGGAGAGCCGCCTGCAAACTAACACCTACTAACACAGCCCTgatactacacacacactcaggctaACATGGGAGCGTCTGAGAGCGTCGAGATACCAGGTGGAGGAACTGAAGGCTACCACGTCCTCAGGGTAGGATCCGTCTTCATGTCCCCGTGAGACGCATCATGTTTGCTGTCTGTGAGAGAGACCTCCTGTTAGCTGCAGAAAGACAGGAGCTAACATTTTACTAACGGAGTTAACAGCTAGCTTAAATATTGATAGTCATATATTCATGCAGAGGCAGTTATTTGACAGGAAAACGTCGCTAATTTGTCATCACATATACCAGCTAGCTAACAACATGAATGAGTGCTCGTACTGTaacgctagctagcttgcttaacGTTACGCCCCACACTCTGAGGTACATCATCATTGACCTGAAACGGATGTTGTGCGTGAACTGTGTTTAGTTATTGTTTCATATCATTTTTGTATAATAATCACTGGCCGTTCTCAATTTTGTCAGGTGTTTTTAAGCTGTATGCATTGATATGCCCTGCCATGGTTAATTGTTACTAACGTTACTCAATCCACAACACGTCCTCCGTTGTCTCTCAGTGAAGTGAACGCCTCTTTGGGAGTTTTCGCGAAAGAACAGTGCTGTTGTTGTTGGCAGAATAACCGGTGTGGTTACtaaacataacatttaaaaGATGGGTGTGTGCCTTCATGTCCAAAAAAGGCGATGAATTTACCCCTTTCATGTTAACGTtaccttttttcctttttatataactaattacattttactttgatTTAGGCTGTAAAGAAGACTTTCATTACAGATTAACATGCATTTCCCCCCTCAATTAATcgtttataaaatattaatttgatttaGATATTTGCGTTAACAAACAGGTGTTCTGGTGTACCTAAGaaagtggccactgagtgtaAACATCCAGCAGATGATGGCATTTTCTCATTAACGTTATATGAGAATCATTTTGTACTCTGATGTACAACCCTGTCAAGCATAGCAGATTTCTATTAATACTCAtcttgtaataataatataaaaatggtCATTATTCATCCTCTAGCTACTACAAGCGACTTTGAGTTCAAGAAAAGCGCTacacaaattcaatttattttttttattattatatctcAGAATGAACCATTTCACATGTTCGCTGATTACAAAGCTTTGTTCTCTTTATGATGCTGTATTTTTCAGGTGCAAGAGAATTCCCCTGGTCACCGGGCAGGACTGGAGCCATTCTTTGATTTCATCATTTCCATTTCTGACACTAGACTGGTAAAGCTTACTTTAATGGCAATAATAAAACTTGCTGCAGCTGTTGGGCCTGTTTTAGTAAGTCTCATATAGCCACACCTGACGATTTGATTGTTTTGATCTCCCATAGAACAAGGACAATGACACCCTGAAAGAGTTGCTGAAGATGAACGTGGAGAGGCCCATCAAGATGCTGCTGTACAGTAGCAAGACGCTGGCAGTAAGGGAGACAACGGTCACGCCCAGCAACATGTGGGGCGGCCAGGGGCTTCTGGGAGTCAGCATTCGCTTCTGCAGCTTTGAAGGAGCAAATGAGAATGTCTGGCATGTCTTGGTGAGTGTTTGCCGATCTGCGTGCTGTTTAGATATGATATAAGATTTTTTGGGATGTTTAATCTTTCATGATCTTGGAATTATAAGCTTGATTGTATGTGTATTCTTACATCATACATACTCCACATTgttcataaaaagaaaaagcacagAAGTgtaaaattatctttttttttttttttttaaagttattgcTTTCACCtaatatgtttataaatgttgttggggtccaggaagtggagcccAACTCTCCTGCAGCCCTGGCTGGTTTGAGGGCCCACGCTGACTACATTATAGGAGCTGACACGGTCATGAATGAGGTACTTGCTTTGCAGATGAGTGGTAGATTAGTTGACTTGAATTCGATAACAGCAACATACACCTGTCGTGTATCTCTGCTCCTTCCCCAGAGTGAAGATCTGTTCTCCGTCATTGAATCCCACGAAGGGAAAGATCTGAAGCTGTACGTTTACAACACAGATACAGACAACTGCCGTGAGGTGATCATCACTCCAAACTGTGACTGGGGTGGAGAGGGCAGGTATGACCGTCACAAGACAAGCCGCATCTACCTGAATTTGACTTCTGTTGCCAGTTaaattttggtattttattgtttttagttaGAAAATTATTACTTGCTCCTACAGTACGAAGGAACCTAATATAATCCAGGTGCAAATCTGGCCCTGAACCACTGCTGCGTGACTAAACTAACCATCAACCTTGAATGACAAAAAatagtacatttaaatttactCAATTAGTTGACACTTCTATCCAAACCGACTCACAATTGCTGGGCCCAcgcaagtgtcttgctcagtgacacgttggtggatgtgtcgcagtgggaatcaaacctaGGTCTCCCACACCATAGGTATGTGTCTTGTCCACTGCACTAACCCAAAAAACAGGATTCTTTATATTTGCAGTGTATTTATGATTCTAATAacgcatttaaataaaattaaaatgtacattaatttttcatttcacatttggtaaaagaaaataagtgaaaataaaagaataattaattataagattaatttagttttatttgactgcattttatatttacacaactctttttgttgtttatgaCTATGTTAGATGTTTAGTTTTAGGGAGTGTAAGGTTGTCATTGGAAATCATCTTTAAGGCTACTGTGTTAGGATGTTTTCCCCTCACAGTATTGCTGTCTCTTCAGTCTAGGCTGTGGAATTGGTTATGGCTACCTGCACAGGATACCTACACTGCCATTTGAAGAGGGCAAGAAGATCAGTTTCCCTGCACAGACTCCCAGTGAACCAGCTCCTCCACAAAAAGATGGCTTCACAGAGGTAGCTCAGCATTGTAAACAGAGAAATAATTGCATCCGGACGAAAACATTATTTTGATAGGATCTGGGTTCCAGAGCTTGTTTACTGAGATGAGGTCATTTCTGGTCACCAGGTCCATCTCTCTGCTGTCATTCCAACCGTTCCAGTTGTTGTGTCGTCTTCTGCATCGATTGGATTAGAGCAGTCTCTTGCTGGCTTGTCAGTGAGCTCTAACCCAACCACTGTCGTTAGCAATCTTCAAACAGGTACACTGTCATCTCTGACTGTTTCCTGTGTGATTTGATGTGTGGTTGACCTAGCTATAAAGCTACACCATCTACATTCCCATTTAGACATTAAAGCACATTCCAAGAGACACTTCTATCCACATGCAACACAATAATggttttgttaaattttttcAGGAGCTACTACTGTCCCACTGCCCAGCCAAGTCCCCTCCACACAAAGCGTCCCCCTGTCTGTCAATCCTGCTGCCACACTGCCAGGTTAGTAGAAATGAGTTCCCAAGGCTGTCAAAGCTAGCTAGTCTGAAACCCAAACGTGCACAACATTATTAGTCCGTTAACCTAGCACTgtctaaaatatataatatctgTTGCACAGGTTTAATGCCCTTTCCTGGAGGTTTTCCACCCTTTCTCAATTTACACAATCTAAATATCACCTTGCCACCTGGAGTTGGTAGATTACATCATGCAGGTATTATAATTGTATTCTCTGGAGTGTGCTTGGGTTAGTTGTAAATCATCTTCAAGGGTAAGCCTGGTgttattctgtgtttttctgataGTCCgcaaatcccatgaaaacacCACATCAAAACCAAAGATGATTGTATTAACAAGTATTGCATGTGTAGCTAAAGCATGCTTACAACTCATTTCACAGATCTCCGTTGATgtacaaaaactattaaaaacacacaggccATACTTTGAGTATTAAACGTACAAATGCATAGCTTAGTTTTTTTCCATGGGATTTGCGATGACAATAGAAATACAGAATATCTCTATCCTCAAATGAGTTTTAGAAACCTATGTATGAATGCTAATTTCTACTGAGACATTGCATTCTTAGATGTGATTCAACAAGTTCATTATACCGTTCACATTTGCGAGCAAGTACCATTACAGGTATATCTCCTCCTGGAAAATCATTTatggtttaaaaaaagcaaactaTGCAGTTACCCACCACATTTGAATC is part of the Micropterus dolomieu isolate WLL.071019.BEF.003 ecotype Adirondacks linkage group LG07, ASM2129224v1, whole genome shotgun sequence genome and harbors:
- the LOC123973494 gene encoding Golgi reassembly-stacking protein 2-like isoform X2, coding for MGASESVEIPGGGTEGYHVLRVQENSPGHRAGLEPFFDFIISISDTRLNKDNDTLKELLKMNVERPIKMLLYSSKTLAVRETTVTPSNMWGGQGLLGVSIRFCSFEGANENVWHVLEVEPNSPAALAGLRAHADYIIGADTVMNESEDLFSVIESHEGKDLKLYVYNTDTDNCREVIITPNCDWGGEGSLGCGIGYGYLHRIPTLPFEEGKKISFPAQTPSEPAPPQKDGFTEVHLSAVIPTVPVVVSSSASIGLEQSLAGLSVSSNPTTVVSNLQTGATTVPLPSQVPSTQSVPLSVNPAATLPGLPPLTLPAVVPGVTVPPSDFILPPITANTASSSHIQLNSSLTKTPVPSAVTACESINITMTADSS
- the LOC123973494 gene encoding Golgi reassembly-stacking protein 2-like isoform X1; the protein is MGASESVEIPGGGTEGYHVLRVQENSPGHRAGLEPFFDFIISISDTRLNKDNDTLKELLKMNVERPIKMLLYSSKTLAVRETTVTPSNMWGGQGLLGVSIRFCSFEGANENVWHVLEVEPNSPAALAGLRAHADYIIGADTVMNESEDLFSVIESHEGKDLKLYVYNTDTDNCREVIITPNCDWGGEGSLGCGIGYGYLHRIPTLPFEEGKKISFPAQTPSEPAPPQKDGFTEVHLSAVIPTVPVVVSSSASIGLEQSLAGLSVSSNPTTVVSNLQTGATTVPLPSQVPSTQSVPLSVNPAATLPGLMPFPGGFPPFLNLHNLNITLPPGVGRLHHAGLPPLTLPAVVPGVTVPPSDFILPPITANTASSSHIQLNSSLTKTPVPSAVTACESINITMTADSS